One genomic window of Mucilaginibacter sp. SJ includes the following:
- a CDS encoding universal stress protein has product MKTILIPVDFSDTNANAIKYAADMGCDMPVKKIILLKSYYTSVYEQILPSPDFLLISADDIENERQKIEVQLKELMKKLKNRCHENIEIETVVSTEPIVRAIHNVVEDQHPDLMIVGGDMGHELSMIGEQIIEIAKSSPVKVLVIPPDCNYQKIEQALVPCDLEAVARLGVLKGLNTSHSWLNPKLMLLYVDPKKKHIGREAEFEASVKQLVNCYECKLHYSEDKNIVRGILNFATEQQVQLIIALPGKHSFFYNLTHSSITEALSLNARHPILILK; this is encoded by the coding sequence ATTAATACCCGTAGATTTTTCCGACACCAATGCCAACGCCATAAAATATGCAGCCGACATGGGTTGTGATATGCCGGTAAAGAAAATTATCCTGCTTAAAAGTTACTATACATCGGTATATGAACAGATCCTTCCTTCGCCCGATTTTTTACTGATAAGCGCTGATGATATTGAAAATGAGCGGCAAAAAATAGAAGTTCAGCTTAAGGAGCTGATGAAAAAGCTGAAAAACCGCTGTCACGAAAATATTGAGATAGAAACGGTAGTTAGCACTGAGCCTATCGTTAGGGCTATACACAATGTAGTTGAAGATCAGCACCCCGACCTGATGATAGTTGGCGGCGATATGGGGCACGAGTTAAGTATGATTGGCGAACAGATTATCGAAATTGCAAAAAGCAGCCCGGTAAAAGTGTTGGTTATTCCGCCTGATTGTAACTATCAGAAAATAGAGCAGGCACTGGTACCCTGTGACTTGGAAGCCGTAGCCCGGCTCGGCGTTTTAAAAGGCCTTAACACGTCACACAGCTGGCTTAACCCAAAGCTGATGCTTCTTTATGTCGACCCGAAGAAAAAACATATTGGCAGGGAGGCCGAATTTGAAGCATCGGTAAAACAACTGGTTAATTGTTATGAATGTAAGCTTCACTATTCGGAGGATAAAAATATTGTACGGGGCATACTCAATTTTGCTACAGAACAGCAAGTACAATTGATCATTGCCCTGCCGGGCAAACACAGCTTTTTTTATAATTTAACCCACAGCAGCATAACCGAAGCTTTGTCTTTAAATGCCAGGCACCCGATATTGATCCTTAAATAA